A genomic window from Methanovulcanius yangii includes:
- a CDS encoding NAD(P)/FAD-dependent oxidoreductase: MNDHYDVLIIGGGPGGAMAGKAVAEAGLSCCIIEKRPAIGTPVRCAEGVGQEIYDFIDLDPKWVSAKIQGAELVAPNGQVIQLSSEMAGNEVGYVLDRKMFDRELIWRAANAGCEVYVKTRAVDAIVENGVVKGAKVEYAGKIRNITAKIVIAADGVESKFARWCGIDTVVPMAELETCVQYLMTDIDIQPGVNVFYMGNEVAPEGYVWIFAKGERTANVGIGISGKKCRDGNRPKDYLDRFIQEKFPDGKIIELIVGGVSACRPLTSTVSAGLMIVGDAARVSDPLTGGGIINAMYTGRLAGEVAAECIKEGDVSAAALKKYDVLWRESAMGKGLERNYQIKEIFIRLSDDKMNSILGSVQKIDLEKIGTKEIVKELIKYNPWLLKEISSLKKILG; encoded by the coding sequence ATGAACGATCACTATGATGTTCTGATAATCGGTGGAGGACCCGGCGGGGCGATGGCTGGAAAGGCAGTCGCAGAAGCAGGTCTCTCATGCTGTATTATTGAAAAGCGACCGGCCATAGGTACTCCTGTACGCTGTGCGGAAGGAGTTGGTCAGGAAATTTATGATTTTATTGACCTTGATCCAAAATGGGTCTCCGCCAAAATACAGGGTGCAGAACTCGTCGCACCCAATGGTCAGGTCATACAACTAAGTTCAGAAATGGCTGGCAATGAAGTCGGATATGTCCTGGACAGAAAGATGTTTGACCGCGAACTCATATGGAGAGCGGCGAATGCAGGGTGTGAAGTATATGTCAAGACACGTGCAGTTGACGCCATTGTTGAAAATGGTGTGGTGAAGGGCGCCAAGGTTGAATATGCAGGGAAAATACGGAATATTACAGCGAAAATTGTTATTGCTGCCGACGGCGTAGAATCAAAATTTGCACGGTGGTGCGGGATCGATACGGTAGTACCGATGGCCGAACTGGAAACCTGTGTCCAGTATCTGATGACTGATATCGATATTCAGCCGGGAGTGAATGTATTTTATATGGGCAATGAGGTAGCACCCGAAGGATATGTATGGATATTTGCCAAGGGTGAACGTACTGCAAATGTTGGAATCGGTATCTCAGGAAAGAAGTGCCGTGACGGCAACCGCCCGAAGGATTACCTTGACAGATTTATTCAGGAGAAATTCCCTGACGGTAAGATCATCGAGCTGATTGTAGGCGGAGTGTCCGCATGCAGGCCGCTGACATCAACAGTCTCTGCCGGTCTTATGATCGTGGGTGATGCGGCGCGGGTGAGCGATCCGCTCACCGGTGGAGGCATCATCAATGCCATGTATACCGGAAGGCTTGCCGGGGAAGTGGCTGCAGAATGTATCAAAGAAGGAGATGTCAGCGCAGCCGCATTGAAAAAATATGATGTTCTCTGGCGCGAATCAGCGATGGGCAAGGGCCTTGAGAGAAACTATCAGATCAAGGAGATCTTCATCAGGCTCTCAGATGATAAAATGAACTCCATTCTTGGATCGGTTCAAAAGATCGACCTTGAGAAAATCGGTACCAAGGAAATCGTAAAGGAACTGATTAAATACAATCCCTGGCTACTCAAGGAAATTAGCAGTCTGAAAAAAATATTAGGCTGA
- a CDS encoding potassium channel family protein: MFIIIIGLGGIGRNLAAISVEHGDSVVVIDQDEDRCNEVIEHYDVMAINGNATDKSILEDAGIDRAHALVATTSDDAVNLMACWLAKKFNVPNVVSIVNQKEHSDFFQEVGVHISENPDELVANRLYYWSENTDLHQIASIPGGTIFQLDVDQNAPMINHEIQELEVRDFVFIAIQREKGDLIIPSGRVRIREGDKIIVFTKKEAEKDCLAVLNRQLKSSA; this comes from the coding sequence ATGTTTATCATCATCATTGGGCTGGGAGGAATCGGCCGGAACCTTGCAGCAATATCTGTTGAACATGGTGACTCAGTAGTCGTTATCGATCAGGACGAAGACAGATGCAATGAAGTTATCGAACATTATGATGTCATGGCGATAAACGGCAATGCCACAGATAAATCAATTCTCGAAGATGCGGGAATTGACAGGGCACATGCTCTTGTTGCGACGACAAGTGATGATGCGGTCAACCTAATGGCATGCTGGCTTGCAAAGAAATTCAACGTTCCGAATGTTGTATCGATTGTCAACCAGAAGGAACATTCCGACTTCTTCCAGGAAGTCGGTGTTCATATCAGCGAAAACCCGGATGAGCTTGTGGCAAACCGACTCTACTACTGGTCGGAAAACACCGATTTGCACCAGATAGCTTCAATCCCGGGTGGAACAATCTTCCAGCTTGATGTGGATCAAAATGCACCAATGATTAATCACGAAATTCAGGAGCTTGAGGTCAGGGATTTCGTTTTCATCGCAATTCAGCGGGAAAAGGGGGACCTCATCATACCAAGCGGAAGAGTCCGGATTCGTGAGGGGGACAAGATAATTGTCTTCACAAAAAAAGAGGCTGAGAAGGACTGTCTGGCAGTTCTCAACAGACAGTTGAAAAGTTCAGCCTAA
- the rnhB gene encoding ribonuclease HII, giving the protein MRINVICGIDEAGKGSVLGPMVIAGVMVGDSDECEGLGLMDSKLLSKKRREELYDTINATFVTAVRVIDAKEIDHMRIELKMGMNTIVATAHASVIDELGAQTAFVDACDVNAGRYGETVGCLLRTPATIISEHKADTRFPVVSAASIVAKVTRDRIIDSLREEYGGIGSGYPSDKITIDFLESWIVENGRAPVIARHSWRTVSDISARLSQSSLFDF; this is encoded by the coding sequence GTGAGGATAAACGTGATTTGCGGGATAGATGAAGCGGGGAAAGGGTCTGTTCTTGGCCCTATGGTCATTGCAGGGGTCATGGTAGGGGACTCCGATGAATGCGAGGGTCTTGGGCTGATGGATTCGAAGCTCCTCTCAAAAAAGCGGAGGGAAGAACTCTATGACACAATCAATGCAACATTTGTGACGGCGGTCCGTGTCATAGATGCAAAGGAAATTGATCATATGCGCATCGAATTGAAAATGGGGATGAATACTATCGTGGCGACGGCACATGCCTCTGTAATCGATGAGCTTGGTGCACAGACGGCCTTCGTTGATGCTTGCGATGTGAATGCCGGCCGATATGGAGAAACGGTTGGGTGTCTCCTCCGGACGCCGGCTACCATTATCTCTGAGCACAAGGCGGACACCAGATTTCCTGTTGTCAGTGCAGCATCTATCGTGGCCAAAGTAACACGCGATCGGATTATCGATTCTCTTCGGGAGGAATACGGGGGGATCGGCAGTGGTTATCCCTCTGACAAAATCACCATTGATTTTCTGGAGTCATGGATTGTGGAGAATGGCAGGGCTCCTGTCATAGCGAGGCATTCCTGGAGGACCGTATCTGATATTTCCGCGCGCCTGTCCCAGTCCAGTCTGTTCGATTTTTAG
- a CDS encoding site-2 protease family protein, protein MDWLVVAIFSIAVYALIAGYIKYNNLWKEHITFYGPILALKTDRVGFFDKFRSYSGFLRIYGTFGAILVVVISVIMSLILILGFYQTIQSPPAPEGIYEIQNILAIPGVNEFIPLTIAVLIGLFLTMVVHEFGHAILCRVEDIRVKSTGILFVVVPFGAFVEPDEEDVEKASRRSKIRMYGAGIVNNLVVAGICLVILILLLGMATPNSVPMIYGVYKDYPAEISGVPPDSVITAINGVSVESVNEIGSILKKTAPGEKIMMEVAYQGETFTYPMALAEWPEDLNPGASSGFMGISYYTPSATKEVFEQYVISPVGPLFLLYLPINYVLEGDSLQMGILAFDTSYAAVWDVPFKGYWGVVQIVFWTFWFNLAVGTFNALPFIPLDGGYIMQEGVTGIFERRGRGDLAHYIVTAISTAMIVLIVLLFAVPHILG, encoded by the coding sequence ATGGATTGGCTCGTTGTTGCAATATTTTCTATTGCTGTGTATGCTCTAATTGCCGGATACATCAAATACAACAATCTGTGGAAGGAACATATCACATTTTATGGGCCGATTCTTGCATTAAAGACGGACAGGGTTGGATTTTTCGATAAATTTCGGTCATATTCCGGATTTTTACGGATATATGGGACATTTGGGGCCATTCTCGTTGTTGTCATATCAGTGATAATGTCTCTTATTCTGATCCTGGGCTTCTATCAGACGATACAGTCCCCTCCTGCTCCAGAGGGTATCTACGAAATTCAGAATATTCTCGCAATTCCCGGTGTAAATGAATTTATCCCACTTACCATCGCTGTTTTAATCGGCCTTTTCCTCACAATGGTTGTCCATGAATTTGGTCACGCAATACTGTGCAGGGTAGAGGATATCAGAGTAAAAAGCACTGGCATCCTCTTTGTCGTGGTACCCTTTGGGGCATTTGTTGAACCTGATGAAGAGGATGTCGAAAAGGCTTCACGGAGATCCAAAATCAGGATGTACGGTGCAGGGATAGTAAACAACCTGGTTGTCGCCGGAATCTGTCTTGTTATCTTAATTCTGCTTCTGGGAATGGCAACCCCGAATTCGGTTCCGATGATTTACGGAGTCTACAAGGACTATCCTGCAGAAATCTCGGGGGTACCCCCTGATTCGGTGATAACTGCGATAAACGGAGTATCTGTTGAATCTGTCAATGAAATTGGCAGTATCCTCAAAAAAACGGCCCCCGGAGAGAAAATCATGATGGAGGTGGCATACCAGGGTGAAACGTTCACGTATCCCATGGCACTTGCTGAATGGCCAGAGGATCTTAATCCCGGGGCAAGCTCAGGATTCATGGGGATATCTTACTATACACCGTCTGCCACGAAAGAAGTGTTCGAACAGTATGTCATCAGTCCGGTCGGCCCGCTGTTTCTCCTGTATCTGCCAATTAATTATGTCCTTGAAGGGGATTCACTGCAGATGGGAATCCTGGCCTTTGATACGAGTTATGCGGCGGTATGGGATGTACCGTTTAAGGGATACTGGGGTGTCGTTCAGATTGTGTTCTGGACCTTCTGGTTTAATTTGGCTGTTGGAACATTCAATGCCCTTCCGTTCATTCCGCTCGATGGGGGATACATCATGCAGGAGGGGGTAACCGGGATATTCGAACGCAGGGGAAGAGGTGATCTGGCACATTATATTGTAACTGCAATCAGCACTGCAATGATCGTCCTCATTGTCCTTCTCTTTGCAGTACCGCACATTCTGGGATGA
- a CDS encoding tetratricopeptide repeat protein: MSRIPANKLYALGWYNEGIAHLKINEFEEAMQFINTALEALPENPDFLIGKGDVYLSLGNYEEAYYYYKRAADNEHDNFRAWLSMGTALMRLENYNDAMGCFLQAKALRNHDGEVWLGIGICRLHIGTTEEASQALKTAIKLKPNQPALWYHLARIEKDSEKALKLLLRGHRMDPDNIDILLELTRVYITMGNPEEAGKMLERAYEISPKNQRVIEMMEYYVLETTWNEVFDKPYFAEEEDLI; the protein is encoded by the coding sequence ATGTCTCGAATTCCGGCAAACAAGCTATATGCTCTAGGTTGGTATAACGAGGGGATCGCTCATCTCAAGATTAATGAATTTGAGGAAGCGATGCAGTTTATCAATACTGCACTGGAAGCGCTTCCGGAAAATCCGGATTTTCTTATTGGGAAAGGTGATGTCTACCTGTCCCTTGGCAATTATGAGGAAGCCTATTATTATTACAAGCGCGCAGCCGATAATGAGCATGATAATTTCCGCGCGTGGCTTTCGATGGGAACAGCATTGATGCGCCTTGAAAACTATAATGATGCAATGGGGTGCTTTCTTCAGGCAAAGGCACTTCGAAACCATGATGGTGAGGTGTGGTTGGGAATAGGGATATGCCGACTGCACATCGGTACAACAGAAGAGGCCTCTCAGGCGTTAAAGACCGCGATTAAACTGAAACCGAATCAGCCTGCTCTCTGGTATCATCTCGCACGGATTGAAAAAGATTCGGAAAAAGCCCTTAAACTTCTCCTTCGGGGGCACCGAATGGATCCGGATAATATCGATATTCTTCTTGAACTGACACGCGTCTACATTACAATGGGTAATCCCGAAGAGGCTGGAAAAATGCTTGAGAGGGCATATGAGATTTCCCCCAAGAATCAGAGAGTAATTGAAATGATGGAATACTACGTCCTGGAAACAACATGGAACGAGGTATTCGATAAGCCATATTTTGCAGAGGAAGAAGATCTGATTTAG
- a CDS encoding damage-control phosphatase ARMT1 family protein, with product MQLSETCFECLMSRILFECRLSCKDEQIIDKAVNQCRSLLGEICHEPVPAPHLSSRVHRCAYSIINDSDPYRSLKKRNNMEALEAADEIKDQLTTFRDLCLGAIIANTLDYGSAEHTVTEDFRTFFSMEFAKGLSIDDTAEMEQYLGKVVYFCDNCGEIVYDNLLISYLQQTGSEVVVVVRGAPIINDATMEDALFAGINPQCTRILTNTTGIAELGYFPPYTPEELREELQTATLIIAKGMANYESFSEFSIPCPIAYLMSVKCQPIADTIGVPKGSRIALLRIN from the coding sequence ATGCAACTCTCTGAAACATGTTTTGAATGTCTTATGTCCCGAATCCTGTTTGAATGCCGCCTTTCGTGCAAAGATGAGCAAATCATCGACAAAGCAGTAAACCAATGCCGTTCACTCCTTGGAGAGATCTGCCACGAACCGGTACCTGCACCGCATCTGTCAAGCAGAGTTCACAGGTGCGCATATTCGATTATCAATGATTCTGATCCATACCGTTCTCTCAAGAAGAGAAATAATATGGAAGCCCTCGAGGCGGCAGACGAAATTAAAGATCAGCTTACAACGTTTCGGGACCTCTGCCTTGGTGCTATTATTGCCAATACTCTTGATTATGGATCTGCAGAGCATACAGTGACCGAGGATTTTCGAACATTTTTCAGCATGGAATTCGCGAAGGGCCTCAGTATTGATGACACGGCTGAAATGGAACAATATCTGGGAAAAGTTGTCTACTTTTGTGATAATTGTGGTGAAATTGTCTATGACAATCTCCTTATTTCCTACCTTCAACAAACCGGATCAGAGGTCGTGGTGGTTGTCCGGGGTGCACCCATCATCAATGATGCAACCATGGAAGATGCCCTGTTTGCGGGAATCAATCCCCAATGTACAAGAATTCTCACGAACACCACCGGAATTGCTGAACTGGGGTACTTCCCCCCATATACACCCGAAGAACTAAGGGAAGAACTCCAGACAGCAACACTCATAATTGCAAAGGGAATGGCCAATTACGAATCATTTTCCGAATTTTCCATCCCTTGCCCAATAGCATATCTCATGTCGGTAAAATGTCAACCGATCGCTGATACGATAGGAGTTCCCAAAGGTTCAAGGATTGCCCTTCTTCGTATCAATTGA
- the minD gene encoding cell division ATPase MinD, whose product MVKVYTIASGKGGTGKTTTSANLGTCLAELGKETYIMDADMGMANLGIILGMEDVPITLHEVLAGKAKVTEAVYEGPCGVKVVPSGISLKGFQNADPDRLRDVMRELIGKCEYLLIDAPAGISRDGVIPLAIADEVILIVNPELSSMVDALKTKILTELVGGKVKGAILTRATMENTEVSKQKMEEVLGVKVIGIVPEDPNARRAAAYKTPIAIKYPESDAAKAYRRIAANIAGTTYKDETEFIQSKETFIDRLARSIFKGKK is encoded by the coding sequence ATGGTTAAAGTCTATACAATTGCGTCAGGAAAAGGTGGTACGGGTAAAACCACCACCTCAGCAAACCTCGGAACATGCCTCGCTGAACTCGGAAAAGAGACCTACATCATGGATGCTGATATGGGGATGGCCAATTTGGGGATCATCCTTGGGATGGAAGATGTCCCGATCACACTCCACGAGGTGCTTGCGGGGAAGGCGAAAGTTACCGAAGCAGTCTATGAGGGGCCATGCGGAGTAAAAGTTGTTCCTAGTGGAATTTCTTTGAAAGGATTTCAAAATGCTGATCCGGATCGACTCAGGGATGTGATGCGTGAACTTATTGGTAAATGCGAATATCTCCTAATTGATGCCCCTGCAGGAATAAGCAGGGATGGGGTAATTCCGCTTGCAATAGCTGATGAAGTCATCCTTATCGTTAATCCCGAACTTTCATCAATGGTGGATGCCCTGAAAACAAAAATTCTGACCGAACTGGTTGGAGGAAAAGTGAAGGGAGCTATTCTGACACGGGCAACGATGGAAAATACCGAGGTGTCAAAGCAGAAGATGGAAGAGGTTCTTGGGGTGAAGGTCATTGGAATTGTGCCAGAAGATCCTAATGCACGACGTGCAGCCGCTTATAAGACCCCCATTGCCATCAAATATCCGGAATCCGATGCTGCAAAGGCATACAGGCGTATCGCTGCCAATATTGCCGGTACAACATACAAGGATGAAACGGAATTCATTCAGTCAAAGGAAACATTCATTGACCGGCTTGCACGATCGATATTCAAAGGGAAAAAATGA
- a CDS encoding roadblock/LC7 domain-containing protein — protein sequence MSENRPLRDKIQKYVDEVMSLDAVTSCAIVSRSGHIMGRQMDEGVSAPSFAAMAATMLASSEGASSILHLSPPSYVVAEMADAILIICSAGKNALITVIINNQSDVHSVKNSLAGICGRIGEEL from the coding sequence GTGAGTGAAAATCGTCCATTAAGGGATAAAATCCAAAAATATGTTGATGAGGTGATGTCGCTTGATGCGGTAACTTCCTGTGCGATCGTATCAAGGTCGGGGCATATAATGGGGAGGCAGATGGATGAGGGTGTATCTGCGCCGTCCTTTGCTGCAATGGCTGCAACAATGCTGGCATCTTCGGAAGGAGCGAGTAGCATTCTCCATCTTTCACCACCGTCCTATGTGGTGGCAGAGATGGCGGATGCGATTCTCATTATCTGCAGTGCAGGAAAAAATGCACTAATTACAGTAATTATTAATAATCAATCTGATGTACATTCAGTGAAGAATTCATTGGCAGGAATTTGTGGAAGAATAGGGGAGGAGTTGTAA
- a CDS encoding response regulator: protein MYTILIVDDSPMIVDVFVAMLERGGYRPIAAYSGNECLEVLEDVRPDLILLDIMMEPMDGWETLENIKSNPATANVPVMMLTAKQLTPDEAQEYGAYIEDYIMKPTTHRQLYDAIEYVLKRQEKINADIEEARSKGADTQIIEEYERLSKSADVSKRLLKILESTYNLNDSNVKVGENIQQAIESMGMSIKFQEERLNQIKKEHIRPE from the coding sequence ATGTATACCATTTTAATTGTTGACGATAGCCCGATGATTGTTGATGTCTTCGTGGCAATGCTCGAAAGAGGAGGATATAGGCCGATTGCTGCATATAGTGGAAATGAATGCCTGGAAGTTCTTGAGGATGTACGTCCGGATCTCATCCTTCTCGATATCATGATGGAACCGATGGACGGGTGGGAAACCCTCGAAAACATCAAATCGAACCCTGCCACTGCCAATGTTCCCGTAATGATGCTCACCGCAAAACAGCTTACTCCTGATGAAGCCCAGGAGTATGGGGCATATATTGAAGATTACATCATGAAACCGACGACCCACCGTCAGCTATACGATGCGATTGAATATGTGCTCAAGCGACAGGAAAAGATTAATGCGGATATTGAGGAAGCACGCAGCAAAGGGGCGGACACACAGATCATTGAGGAATATGAGCGCCTTTCAAAGAGTGCTGATGTATCCAAACGCCTCCTGAAGATACTGGAATCCACGTATAATCTGAATGATTCGAATGTCAAGGTGGGCGAGAATATCCAGCAGGCTATTGAGAGTATGGGTATGAGCATAAAATTCCAGGAAGAGCGCCTCAACCAGATAAAAAAAGAGCATATTCGTCCGGAATAA
- a CDS encoding phosphate-starvation-inducible PsiE family protein: MAMNGEKTTFQSKMIDTVSSGTMIIYLIIAIILLALAFFSLYDTALGFWIIISGNEAEGMLHSLHAVLLTIIIVEVLETVLVYLRTNIIQVRPILIAGITAMVRRLLFIDTEILTTMLLWELALSILAILVLTIAIYTVSRDTKEK; encoded by the coding sequence ATGGCCATGAATGGAGAAAAAACCACATTCCAGTCAAAAATGATCGACACGGTATCATCCGGGACGATGATCATCTACCTGATCATTGCGATAATTCTACTCGCTTTGGCATTTTTCTCACTCTATGATACAGCCCTCGGTTTCTGGATAATAATTTCCGGGAACGAGGCCGAGGGAATGCTGCACTCGCTGCATGCCGTCCTTCTTACAATTATCATCGTGGAAGTTCTTGAAACGGTTCTTGTTTATCTCAGAACGAACATCATCCAGGTCCGTCCCATACTCATTGCCGGGATAACGGCGATGGTTCGCCGTCTGCTGTTCATCGACACCGAAATCCTGACCACGATGTTACTATGGGAACTCGCCCTTTCAATCCTGGCCATATTAGTACTGACCATCGCCATCTATACAGTCAGCCGGGATACAAAAGAAAAATAG
- a CDS encoding DNA-directed RNA polymerase subunit H codes for MSTKEFSVLNHVMVPEHHIMTQEEVDDLLSTYQITHDQLPKIYHDDPAVKAIDGNVNDIVRIVRNSQTAGRAESYRMVVKRPKK; via the coding sequence ATGAGCACCAAAGAATTTTCTGTATTAAACCACGTGATGGTTCCGGAACATCACATCATGACGCAGGAGGAGGTAGATGACCTGCTATCCACCTACCAGATTACCCATGATCAACTACCAAAAATTTATCATGACGATCCCGCGGTGAAAGCCATTGACGGGAACGTTAATGACATTGTCCGGATTGTCCGCAACAGCCAGACTGCAGGAAGGGCTGAATCATACAGGATGGTCGTAAAGAGGCCAAAGAAGTAA
- a CDS encoding DNA-directed RNA polymerase subunit B'' has protein sequence MISLLDRKVLSKAYFSREHVARHQLDSYNHFLNYNLQKVVDEQRVIETDIGQRGKDNEPVWVELGKIEVKKPVVREADGSQSNLFPSEARLRNLTYAAPIQLEMVLVQGDERQEPVITTIGQLPVMIGSQCCNLCGMSDLERIAQGEDSHDPGGYFVINGSERVLMTLEDLASNKIMTEYTERYNERIYVAKVFSQYRGYRALVIVERNRKNLLEVSFPSVAGHLRYVDLMRGLGLTSDHDIVNAVSNDEDILTFMMQNLEESECDTTEDGIMYVGKKLAPNQTRDYQRKRAEFVLDNYLLPHLNYLMPEGLKEEDPGYQHAVESVRLAKAHFLGRMAEACFDLVLENRRIDDKDHYSNKRLKLAGDLMEDLFRISLNRLTRDVKYQLERASMRHRDLSISTAVRADVLTERLLHPLATGNWVGGRTGVSQLLDRTDHMAVVSHLRRVISPLSRSQPHFEARDLHPTQWGRICPSETPEGPNCGLVKNFAQMVEISKGVPDEQAVIRTLYNVGVEELKKEVL, from the coding sequence GTGATCTCTCTGCTTGATAGGAAAGTATTATCTAAAGCCTATTTTTCCCGGGAACACGTAGCACGCCATCAGCTGGATTCATACAACCATTTTCTGAACTATAACCTTCAGAAAGTGGTTGATGAACAAAGGGTTATTGAAACCGATATTGGCCAGCGTGGTAAAGACAACGAACCGGTATGGGTTGAACTTGGAAAGATTGAAGTGAAAAAACCGGTTGTCCGCGAAGCTGATGGTTCGCAGTCGAACCTCTTTCCCAGTGAGGCGCGTCTTCGCAATCTCACGTATGCGGCACCGATACAGCTGGAAATGGTTCTCGTCCAGGGAGACGAGCGCCAGGAACCGGTAATTACCACGATTGGTCAGCTTCCTGTGATGATAGGATCACAGTGCTGCAATTTATGCGGAATGTCCGATTTGGAAAGGATCGCCCAGGGAGAAGATTCTCATGACCCTGGCGGATACTTTGTCATTAACGGATCTGAACGTGTCCTGATGACGCTCGAGGATCTTGCCTCCAACAAGATCATGACTGAGTATACCGAGCGGTATAACGAACGCATTTACGTGGCCAAGGTTTTCTCACAATATCGGGGGTATCGTGCACTCGTGATTGTGGAGCGCAACAGGAAAAACCTGCTTGAGGTGTCTTTCCCTTCCGTTGCAGGGCATCTTCGTTACGTGGACCTAATGCGTGGGCTGGGCCTCACCAGTGACCACGATATCGTCAATGCGGTCTCAAATGACGAAGATATCCTCACCTTCATGATGCAGAATCTGGAGGAGAGCGAATGCGACACCACCGAAGACGGCATCATGTACGTCGGCAAAAAACTCGCACCAAACCAGACGCGTGATTACCAGCGCAAGCGTGCGGAATTTGTCCTGGACAATTACCTTCTGCCGCACCTGAATTATCTGATGCCGGAAGGGCTCAAGGAAGAGGATCCCGGGTATCAGCATGCCGTGGAGAGTGTGCGTCTGGCAAAGGCGCACTTCCTCGGACGTATGGCTGAGGCATGCTTTGATCTCGTTCTCGAAAACCGCAGAATAGATGATAAGGATCATTATTCCAACAAGAGACTGAAACTCGCCGGTGATCTGATGGAAGATCTCTTTAGGATCTCCCTGAATCGCCTCACCCGCGATGTCAAATATCAGCTGGAACGAGCCAGCATGCGTCACCGTGATCTGTCTATCAGTACTGCTGTTCGTGCGGATGTGCTGACGGAACGTCTTCTGCATCCGCTCGCCACCGGAAACTGGGTCGGGGGCAGAACCGGTGTGTCCCAGCTTCTGGACAGGACCGATCATATGGCCGTTGTCTCCCACCTGAGGAGAGTGATTTCTCCCCTTTCACGTTCGCAGCCCCATTTTGAGGCTCGTGATCTGCATCCTACCCAGTGGGGAAGAATCTGCCCGTCAGAAACTCCTGAGGGTCCGAACTGTGGTCTTGTCAAGAATTTTGCACAGATGGTAGAGATATCAAAGGGAGTGCCGGATGAACAGGCGGTTATCCGTACTCTCTACAATGTCGGGGTTGAAGAGCTCAAGAAGGAGGTCCTATGA